A single region of the Mustela lutreola isolate mMusLut2 chromosome 2, mMusLut2.pri, whole genome shotgun sequence genome encodes:
- the LOC131825459 gene encoding keratin-associated protein 10-8-like, which produces MAASTLSVCSSDRTYGSRVCLPGSCDSCPYSSWQVDDCPESCCEPPCCAPTCCAPSCCDNSCCAPSCLTLICTPASCGSSPCQPACNSSCQPSCCSSSPCQEDCCVSVCCKPVCCTPVCCKPVCCTPVCCTPVCCTPVCCKPVCCTPVCCKPVCCTPVCSGPSPCSAPSCCQPSPCSSSCCGPSSCVSLLCRPVCKPACCVPASSCCALSSSCQPSCCRRASCVSLLCRPVGSRQACCVPASAQKSCC; this is translated from the coding sequence ATGGCCGCATCCACCCTGTCCGTCTGCTCCAGCGACCGGACCTACGGCAGCCGCGTCTGCCTGCCTGGCTCCTGTGACTCCTGCCCCTACTCCTCCTGGCAGGTGGACGACTGCCCAGAGAGCTGCTGCGAGCCCCCCTGCTGTGCCCCCACCTGCTGTGCCCCCTCCTGCTGTGACAACAGCTGCTGTGCCCCTTCTTGCCTGACCCTCATCTGCACCCCTGCAAGCTGTGGATCCAGCCCCTGCCAACCAGCCTGCAACAGCTcctgccagccctcctgctgcagctcctccccctgccaggaagactgctgtgtgtctgtctgctgcaagcccgtctgctgcacccctgtctgctgcaAGCCCGTCTGTtgcacccctgtctgctgcacccctgtctgctgcacccctgtctgctgtaagcccgtctgctgcacccctgtctgctgcaagcccgtctgctgcacccctgtctgctctgggccctccccctgctcagctccctcctgctgtcagcccagcccctgctcctcGTCCTGCTGCGGACCGTCCTCCTGCGTGTCCCTGCTCTGCCGCCCCGTGTGCAAGCCCGCCTGCTGCGTGCCCGCCTCCTCCTGCTGTgccctttcctcctcctgccaGCCCAGCTGCTGCCGCCGAGCCTCCTGTGTGTCCCTGCTCTGCCGCCCTGTGGGTTCCCGCCAGGCCTGCTGCGTGCCCGCCTCCGCCCAGAAGTCCTGCTGCTGA